A region from the Bactrocera dorsalis isolate Fly_Bdor chromosome 1, ASM2337382v1, whole genome shotgun sequence genome encodes:
- the LOC125775378 gene encoding piggyBac transposable element-derived protein 4-like, which yields MSERTFLYIHKIIRFDDVLTRRGQRNDDKFAPIRNLWEKWSEQLPIFYNPNDCVNVDEQLLGFHGRCKFRQYIPSKPKRYGLKFWLLVDSRTCYVWKIQPYLGKGVTGNTERNQGERVVLDLVDGLKGHNVTMDNFFSSHSLGQKLLQKQMSMVGTMRKNKRSIPPKLLNCKKVPRYESTFAFTPDTTLVSYISHKNKCTVVMSTLHHAPNIENESKKLPEIISFYNSTKGGVDTVDKMLSCYSCKRKNNRWTMAVFSNIIDISALNSYILYNDIDPNWKQTQKHTKRKCFLHELAISLAKPYMEKRKKAQGTNYLWHCFPNCHPRIFLTLVIMMLAHQKNTRMKSLRKKTAQGVKNAIILENIKISGHRHSASYVKSRAATTDMPKIFA from the coding sequence ATGTCTGagagaacatttttatatatccaCAAAATCATTCGTTTTGATGATGTGCTCACCCGACGTGGCCAAAGAAATGATGACAAATTCGCACCAATCAGAAACCTTTGGGAAAAGTGGTCTGAACAGCTCCCTATATTCTACAATCCTAATGATTGCGTTAATGTGGATGAACAATTATTGGGATTTCATGGCCGTTGTAAATTTCGCCAGTATATTCCATCGAAACCCAAGAGATACGGTTTGAAATTTTGGCTACTTGTTGATTCACGCACGTGCTATGTATGGAAAATACAACCATACTTGGGGAAAGGCGTAACCGGAAACACTGAGAGGAATCAAGGAGAACGAGTCGTTCTGGATTTAGTTGATGGGTTGAAAGGACATAATGTCaccatggacaactttttttcaTCTCACAGCCTTGgccaaaaattattacaaaagcaaatgtCAATGGTTGGAACTATGCGCAAAAATAAAAGGTCAATTCCTCCAAAGCTACTGAATTGCAAGAAAGTTCCACGATATGAATCAACTTTTGCTTTCACTCCTGATACCACTCTTGTTTCGTATATCAGTCATAAGAACAAATGTACAGTTGTTATGAGCACATTGCATCACGCACCTAATATTGAGAATGAGTCGAAAAAGTTGCCCGAAATCATCTCTTTTTATAACTCAACGAAGGGAGGCGTGGACACGGTTGACAAAATGTTGAGTTGTTACTCTTGCAAACGTAAAAATAATCGTTGGACTATGGCGGTATTTTCCAACATAATCGATATTTCTGCTTTGAATtcgtatattttgtataacgaTATTGATCCGAATTGGAAGCAAACTCAAAAGCACACAAAACGTAAATGTTTCCTGCATGAGTTAGCAATTTCATTGGCAAAGCCCTatatggaaaaacgaaaaaaggcCCAAGGAACGAATTATCTTTGGCACTGCTTTCCAAATTGTCATCCCAGAATATTTCTGACACTAGTGATAATGATGCTGGCCCATCAAAAAAACACAAGAATGAAAAGTCTCCGAAAAAAAACCGCGCAAGGTGTCAAAAATGCTATCATTCTGGAGAACATAAAAATAAGTGGACATCGTCATTCTGCTTCTTATGTAAAAAGCCGTGCTGCAACGACAGACATGCCCAAAATATTTGCATAG